The Equus caballus isolate H_3958 breed thoroughbred chromosome 12, TB-T2T, whole genome shotgun sequence genome contains a region encoding:
- the LOC138916606 gene encoding olfactory receptor 5W2-like encodes MVGENCSSLNGFIFLGISNNAGMKVILFTMFLVVYLINLLGNLGMIILIRMDSQLHTPMYFFLSHLSFCDLCYSTAIGPKMLVDVFAKNKSIPFLGCALQFFISCTFADSECLLLAVMAFDRYKAIRNPLLYAVNMSNRVCSLLMAGVYLVGMADALIHTTLTFRLCFCGSNEINHFFCDLPPLFLLSCTDTQVNVLVLFTVFGFIELSTISGVLVSYCYIIISVLKIHSAEGRFKAFSTCTSHLTAVAIFQGTMLFTYFRPSSLYSLDQDKITSLFYTLVIPMLNPLIYSLRNKDVKEALEKLKNKRLF; translated from the coding sequence ATGGTTGGCGAAAATTGCTCCTCCTTGAATGGATTCATTTTCTTGGGAATTTCCAATAACGCTGGGATGAAAGTGATCCTGTTTACTATGTTTCTAGTTGTTTATCTCATTAATCTTTTGGGAAATCTTGGAATGATCATTTTAATTAGAATGGATTCCCAACTGCACACACcgatgtactttttcctcagccacCTCTCATTCTGTGACCTCTGTTATTCCACAGCAATTGGTCCCAAGATGTTGGTGGACGTATTTGCCAAGAACAAATCAATCCCCTTCCTTGGCTGTGCTCTGCAATTCTTCATCTCATGTACCTTTGCAGATTCTGAGTGTCTATTATTGGCCGTGATGGCCTTTGATAGATACAAGGCCATTAGAAACCCATTGCTCTATGCAGTCAACATGTCCAATAGAGTGTGCTCTCTGCTCATGGCCGGGGTTTATCTCGTGGGAATGGCAGATGCTTTGATACACACCACATTAACGTTCCGCTTATGTTTCTGTGGGTCAAATGAGattaatcatttcttctgtgatttaccaccacttttcctcctttcctgcacTGATACACAAGTCAATGTGTTGGTATTATTCACTGTTTTTGGCTTCATTGAACTGAGCACCATTTCAGGGgttcttgtctcttattgttaTATTATCATATCAGTCTTGAAGATCCACTCAGCTGAAGGGAGGTTCAAAGCTTTCTCCACCTGCACCTCCCACTTAACTGCTGTAGCAATTTTCCAGGGAACTATgctctttacatattttagaccGAGTTCTTTATACTCCTTAGATCAAGACAAAATAACCTCATTGTTTTACACCCTTGTGATTCCCATGTTAAACCCTCTGATTTATAGCCTACggaacaaggatgtgaaagaggccctagaaaaattgaaaaataaaagattgttttAA